One region of Mus pahari chromosome 16, PAHARI_EIJ_v1.1, whole genome shotgun sequence genomic DNA includes:
- the Prpf18 gene encoding pre-mRNA-splicing factor 18 isoform X2, translated as MDILKSEILRKRQLVEDRNLLVENKKYFKRSELAKKEEEAYYERCGYKIQPKEEDQKPLTSSNPVLELELAEEKLPMTLSRQEVIRRLRERGEPIRLFGETDYDAFQRLRKIEILTPEVNKGLRNDLKAALDKIDQQYLNEIVGGQEPGEEDTQNDLKVHEENTTIEELEALGESLGKGDDHKDMDIITKFLKFLLGVWAKELNAREDYVKRSVQGKLNSATQKQTESYLRPLFRKLRKRNLPADIKESITDIIKFMLQREYVKANDAYLQMAIGNAPWPIGVTMVGIHARTGREKIFSKHVAHVLNDETQRKYIQGLKRLMTICQKHFPTDPSKCVEYNAL; from the exons gaaaataaaaagtacttCAAGCGGAGTGAACTggcaaaaaaggaagaggaagcatATTATGAAAGATGTGGCTACAAG ATACAACCAAAAGAGGAGGACCAGAAACCACTAACATCGTCAAATCCAGTGCTGGAACTGGAACTAGCAGAGGAAAAACTTCCTATGACTCTTTCTCGGCAAGAG GTCATCAGAAGactgagagaaagaggagagccGATCCGACTGTTTGGGGAGACGGACTATGATGCTTTCCAACGGTTAAGGAAGATAGAGATCCTTACACCAGAAGTTAACAAG GGCTTAAGGAATGATCTGAAAGCGGCTTTGGACAAGATTGACCAGCAGTATTTGAATGAAATTGTGGGTggtcaggaacctggagaggAGGACACACAGAATGACCTGAAAGTTCACGAGGAAAACACCACCATTGAAGAGTTAGAG gCACTGGGAGAGTCCTTAGGGAAAGGTGATGATCATAAGGACATGGACATCATCACCAAGTTCCTGAAG TTTCTTCTTGGTGTTTGGGCTAAAGAACTGAATGCCAGAGAGGACTACGTGAAACGCAGCGTGCAGGGCAAACTGAACAGTGCTACCCAGAAGCAGACCGAGTCCTACCTCAGACCGCTTTTCAGAAAGCTCCGGAAAAGG aatcttcCTGCTGATATTAAAGAATCAATAACAGATATTATTAAGTTCATGTTGCAGAGAGAGTACGTGAAG GCGAATGATGCTTACCTTCAGATGGCCATTGGCAACGCCCCCTGGCCTATCGGTGTCACCATGGTTGGTATCCATGCCAGAACTGGCAGGGAGAAGATCTTTTCCAAGCATGTTGCACATGTTTTAAATGATGAAACCCAACGGAAGTACATTCAG GGACTGAAGAGGTTAATGACGATTTGTCAGAAGCACTTTCCTACAGACCCATCAAAATGTGTGGAATATAATGCACTATGA
- the Prpf18 gene encoding pre-mRNA-splicing factor 18 isoform X1, whose protein sequence is MDILKSEILRKRQLVEDRNLLVENKKYFKRSELAKKEEEAYYERCGYKPVSEKPSGEIQPKEEDQKPLTSSNPVLELELAEEKLPMTLSRQEVIRRLRERGEPIRLFGETDYDAFQRLRKIEILTPEVNKGLRNDLKAALDKIDQQYLNEIVGGQEPGEEDTQNDLKVHEENTTIEELEALGESLGKGDDHKDMDIITKFLKFLLGVWAKELNAREDYVKRSVQGKLNSATQKQTESYLRPLFRKLRKRNLPADIKESITDIIKFMLQREYVKANDAYLQMAIGNAPWPIGVTMVGIHARTGREKIFSKHVAHVLNDETQRKYIQGLKRLMTICQKHFPTDPSKCVEYNAL, encoded by the exons gaaaataaaaagtacttCAAGCGGAGTGAACTggcaaaaaaggaagaggaagcatATTATGAAAGATGTGGCTACAAG CCTGTGAGTGAGAAGCCTTCTGGAGAG ATACAACCAAAAGAGGAGGACCAGAAACCACTAACATCGTCAAATCCAGTGCTGGAACTGGAACTAGCAGAGGAAAAACTTCCTATGACTCTTTCTCGGCAAGAG GTCATCAGAAGactgagagaaagaggagagccGATCCGACTGTTTGGGGAGACGGACTATGATGCTTTCCAACGGTTAAGGAAGATAGAGATCCTTACACCAGAAGTTAACAAG GGCTTAAGGAATGATCTGAAAGCGGCTTTGGACAAGATTGACCAGCAGTATTTGAATGAAATTGTGGGTggtcaggaacctggagaggAGGACACACAGAATGACCTGAAAGTTCACGAGGAAAACACCACCATTGAAGAGTTAGAG gCACTGGGAGAGTCCTTAGGGAAAGGTGATGATCATAAGGACATGGACATCATCACCAAGTTCCTGAAG TTTCTTCTTGGTGTTTGGGCTAAAGAACTGAATGCCAGAGAGGACTACGTGAAACGCAGCGTGCAGGGCAAACTGAACAGTGCTACCCAGAAGCAGACCGAGTCCTACCTCAGACCGCTTTTCAGAAAGCTCCGGAAAAGG aatcttcCTGCTGATATTAAAGAATCAATAACAGATATTATTAAGTTCATGTTGCAGAGAGAGTACGTGAAG GCGAATGATGCTTACCTTCAGATGGCCATTGGCAACGCCCCCTGGCCTATCGGTGTCACCATGGTTGGTATCCATGCCAGAACTGGCAGGGAGAAGATCTTTTCCAAGCATGTTGCACATGTTTTAAATGATGAAACCCAACGGAAGTACATTCAG GGACTGAAGAGGTTAATGACGATTTGTCAGAAGCACTTTCCTACAGACCCATCAAAATGTGTGGAATATAATGCACTATGA